The sequence below is a genomic window from Anaerobranca californiensis DSM 14826.
TGTCAAACAATTTTTTAGTTCCCCTTTTTTATCTTCTAGTTGATAATACTTTTCTAAAATTTTACCGACACCCTTTTTATACCTGGTATTACTTTCTGGAATGTCTAACTGGACATTCCACCTTTCATAAAGCTCTTTATATTCCTTTTCAATAGTTTCCCTTAATTTGTCTACGGAAACTCCATCTAGTTCCATGACGACTTTACGGAGAAAAGTACTTATATCTTCAGCGATAGTTTGATCCTTTAAAATTAAATCAACAGCCCTTTTTAAATCTTGTTGTTTTGAAAAAATAATGGTTTTATAGGTGTTTTCACCAAAATTTAAAAGTTTCCTCAAATGCTTTTCAATACTATCTTCATCGATAATCTCTGTCCCGTCGGGTAATTCCATTTTAGATTCTGGCTTTTTGTTCCATCTTTTATATACTCGATATTCACCATTTTCTTTAGATAAAGAAAGGTATCCATCGAAGAAATCCCCTGTTGGTAGTGGTTTAAATCTATTTAAAAAATCTTTATCTTCTTTTGTTTTATTTTTTATGTTAGATCCTTTAAACAAAGTTGCATATATCCCTTCCACAACTGTACTCTTACCAGCTTCATTAGGTCCTAAAATCACATTAAGGCCATCTTTCAGTTCTATCTTTATATTTTTAAGGGCACCAAATTGGGAACAAGAATATTCTTTAATTTTCATATTTACACCCCCTAATTAATTCATAGGCCAACTGTAGAGCATCTTCATCTTCTTCTAAAATGGTTTTTAATATTTTATAGGGAAAAGAATTTTCACTAAATTCTTTTTGAATATCTTCTTCTGTTATTTTTAATTTTAATGAATTATCTATCTCAAGAGCTGCCAATTGTTCTTCAACTTCTTTTAAATCCACTAAAATTTTATCTAATAATTCCCTTGTAACTCTCCCCGCTAACTTTAACCTCACTATTTTTCTTTCAGGATTATTTTGTAATAGTTCTTCTACTAATTTCTCTAAATCAAATTCGTGTTGAATTTCCTTTTCTAAATCGTAAAATTTATAAATCCCTGTTTCTATTAATTTACCAGATACCTCTTTATCTTCTTCTACAGTTATTAACCATGCATATCCGGGATGTTTACAATCTAAACCATCTGGTTCAGGGGTCCCGGCGTTAAAGATTTTCTGATTTTGCACTTCCTTTTCACCTGGATAAGGAATATGGGTGTGTCCTAATAACCATAAATCAAGGCCAGTTTTTTCTAGCTCCCTTTCAGTCATTTGAAAATATCTGTTATCTAAATCTGGCGAAAGATTTTGTAATGCTCCATGGCCAATTCCTATATGTAAAACCCCTTTTTCTTCCCTTTTTATCCAATCTAAAAGATGATGTTGACAATGCTTTTGATGACAATAGGCAGGATAAACTACCACATCTAAGTCATCTAAATAATAGGGCTGCCATTTATTTAATAGCAGGGTATTATCTCCTTTAACTTTTTGAAAATCTTCCCATAGTTTCCCTTGCCCATCGTAGTAATCATGATTCCCTGGCATAACTAATACTGTTCCAGAAAATTCTTTTAAAATTTTTCCAACAGCATCAATCTCCCTTTTAGCCACCTTTACTTGGTCAAACAAATCCCCAGCAATTACGAATAGATCACATTGTTGATCATTAGCAAAATTTATCAATTGCATTAAATTATTTATCCTTGCTTCCCTTAATTCTTTTTTAAGATTTTCAGAATAACTATTACTATTCCATTTCTTACCTATATGATTATCTCCTGTTAGGAAAATTTTCAATGCCATAAGCTCTCCCCCTTTTATTTTTATACTAATATTCTACATAGGAGAATTATAACCCTTTTTTACTAAATACAAAAACCCAGTTACTGTATAATTTTCAGTAACTGGATTTTCCCTTTACCCATTAGTATTGGCTTTTAAAAGATTAGCCCTTTTTTTACAAGTTAAACAGAATTCTTCTAGCCCTTTTTCTATAAATTCTTTTCCACATTTTCTACAAACTTTTATATTAAATTCCTTTTTAATTCTATATCCATCGATCTCAGACAAAACTAAGTCAGCAGAAATGATACTTTTTTGCGGACACAGCTCTACACACAATCTACAATTGGTACATTGACTAATGTTAAAGGATAATTTGTTTTTTTCTAGTTTCCAAGCTTTATTAGGACAGATTGCTTGACAAAAACCGCAGCCATCGCAATTCTCTGTCACATTCCACCCTTGTAATAGAGAATTTTCTTTGTCAAGGACTATATTTTCAACCTTTAACCCTTTTAACTCCTCTAAAAAGATTTTTCTATGGTAAGGGGTTTTTGAGTTATTCTTTTTCTTCAAAACTTCTAAAGTTTTTTCCTTGGTTTGTTCTTTTAACATTACCATAAAGTCCCGTCGAGATAACTCTAGAACTTGTTGAGGTACATCTTTAGTATTGGTTATTAAATTAATATTAGATTTCAGATTAAAATTAGAAAGAAATTTTTGTGCTGCTTCTAAGTTTTCTTTAAAAATTTTATAATCTTTTTGTACCTGACAGTTTTCACATCCACTAACATTAAAGTAAATTTCTTTATCTTTTAGCAATATAAAAATCGCTGTTAGAAGTTCCCGATGTAAGCCATTTAAACAGGGAACCTTTAAATTACCATCATTTTTTTCTTCACAACCAAGGACAATTTTAGGTAATTCTTCAACTCTAGAAAGTAGTTGTTCTTCCTTTTCCCCTTTAGAATACAAGGATTGACTAGGACATACTGTAGTACAAATTCCACATCCTAAACATAAATCTTCATCTAATTCTATTCCATTATTATCTATTTCTATGCAACTGTTAGGACAAACTTCTAAACATCTGTTACACTTATTTTTGTTATTCCTAAAGGAAATACAACTTTCTTTTTTTAATACCGGAACATTTACCTTAGTTAACTGTTTAATTATATAGCGGAATAACAAAGGGATCCTCTCCTTAGTTTAGCAGCCCTTTAATTTTTTCAAAATCTTTCACTAAACCAGTCATATTCTCTAAATAATCTGTTTTTATAAATTCAACGGTAACTTCCGCTAAATTCTTATAAAATACTGTTTTAGCATTATTTCTCATATTATCAGTAAAAGGTTTAATCCATCGGGCAAGGTGATTATTTAAAAACTCCCCTTGTAGCTTTATATATTTTTTCAGCCACTTCCCAGTCTTTTTTTTCTAATCCTTCTATTGCTTTTTCTATTAAATAATGGATAAACTCTAACTCGATTCTAATATGATCCTGGGGTTCTTTAAATGTTTCTACTTTCTTTACACCTGCTTCATTCATTAGGCGAATAACATCCATAGTCGATTCCCCCATTATCTCCCTTTTGCTTTCTAAATAAACTGAACCATATGGGGGAGCTAAGAGGGTTTTCGGCCCTATAAACAGGGCCGAATAATCTAACTGCAGCTCTTTTGTAACTTCTAAATTGTTAAGACTATTATTCATTTCCACTAATTTAACTTCTGTGTTTTCTACTAAAAGGGGTAAGAGTTTTTCTAAATGTTCAACATAACCCTCTTCTATTAGTGAATTTGTAGGATATGAAAAGGTTTTAGATAAAAGGTAATATGTTAAAGATCTCGCCTTTTCTATTTCTAAAAGTTTTTCCAATATTTTAACCTCCATTTCTTAGGTTAAATTAATTACTTATCCTTTTCATCAAACTTATTTATATAAAATACTTTAGGTTTTGTCCCTGCTTCTGGTTTTAATACAAAATGTTCTTTTTCTTTTAATATTTTACTTATTTCACTATTAGGATCATCTAAATCCCCAAAAATTCTAGCTTCAGCGGGACAAGCCACTACACAATAAGGCTGCTCATCATTAGCAATTCTGTGATCACAGAAGCTACACTTTTCCACCACCCTTGCTCTGCGAATCCCATCATATGTTAATGCTCTGTCAGGGTTATAATAAGGGATTACATTTCCCCCAACCTTTTCCGTTAATTTTTTACCATCACCTTCTCTGTATCTTTGAAAAGGTTCCTTTTCATTGAAGTAGATTACACCATAAGGGCAAGCAGATTCACAAGCTCTACAACCTATACACTTGTCAGGATCATGTAAAGTTAAACCATCTTTAGTTTTATACATTGCCTTTGGATCTACAGGACAAGCGGTAACACAGGGAGCATTTTCACAGTGGTTGCATAAAGTTGAAATATATTCATAAGTGATGTTGGGAAATTTACCCTTTGTTTCAGTAATATAATGGGACCAAAAGATACCATCAGGTACGTTGTTTTCATTTTTACAAGCAACTGAACAAGCTGCACAACCTGCACATTTTTTTTGATCTATCACCATTCCGTAATTTGCCATTTAGTTCACCTCCACTATTTTCCATTATTATGCTTTTTCTATTCTAACTCTAAAGCTACCATAGAAAGCAGTAGAACCACTTAATCTTTCATATTCCGCTGCCATTATATCATTATTGTTAGAACCCCTAGGTATTCTTTTAGCAAAATCTTCTGCCGCTATATGACCCATAGCCCAATGTCCTTGCCCAAAGGTCTTTTGTACCGTACCAGGTCTAAGGGCTTCCCATAATTTTAATGTGGTGACAACTTCTCCAACTGGAGAAATTACCTTTACTTTATCCCCATCTTTTAATCCTAACCTTTCAGCATCATCTGGATTCATTTTGATACAATCTCCCCATTTAATATCCCCAGGGTCAGAATCCTTAAATTCTTGGAACCAAGAACAGTTAGCTGAGCGACCTTCCCTCGCCAATCGAGATTTAGCATCAATGAAATCAAAGGGGTAATCATTTTTTGAACCTACCATGTATGGCTCTTCATAGTGGGGAACAAATGCCAATTCACCCTTAGCTTCATATTTACAAGTTTTCAAAATGTCGTCTACCGTTGTTTTATGTTTTTCAGCATGACTTTCTAATGCTTTTTTTAATGTAGCACTATAGAACTCAAATTTTCCAGTTTCAGTAGGCATATTACTCCAGAGTTTTTTGAATTGATAAGGTGCAGAATTCCAAATACCTTTTTGAATAAATTCTTGCCAAGAATTAAATTTATCTCCGTGATTACCAGTCTCCTCATATTTTGCTGGATCCCATATTGGTTGTGTTCTAATTTTTAAAGTATATAGTTCTAATTCTAAAGGATTAGTTGGTTCTTTACCGGTCTCAGGATCTTTATAAGTTTTTAGATAATCCAATAAATTAGTAAATCCTTTTTGTGCTAATTTTTCACCAAGTAACCAAGGAATTTCTGTTTCTGGATTTTTAACATCGTAAACAGGATCAATTAAACGCTCATTAATCCATAGATGGGTGTAAGAATTTGCCTTTTGAGCAGCAGAGCTCATCTGTTCAAAGGAATGATGGGTGGATGGCAATAACAGATCAGCAAAGTGGCTCATTTCTGAATAATGGGTTACACAATGGGCTAAAAAGTCAACTTTAGCCATAGCTTCATGCCAACGCTTAGTTTCAGGGCAGGAATAATTGAAATTACAGAAGTAAGCTAAAATAACTTTAAGCTTATAAGGATCTTCTGCTAATATTGCATCTGCTACCCGATTAGTAACAACTCCACCACCAGATTTTCCATCTTTTAAAGCAGGGAATTCTTTATAACCCCTTTGATCAATTTTCTGCTTTTTACTATTTCTCTGTGCCATTTCATCCATAAAATCGTCAGGTTTTGGTAAACTTTGCAATCTAGGACTTCTTCCTGTCAAAGTTCCTCCTTCATGGTCAACAGAGCCTACCAACCCGTTAAGGGCGTGAACTGCCATAGAGTTATAGCCTCCACGGATTTGCATGTTAGATCCTCCACCCATAAAGACCATTGCGTATGGACCGGCTTTAGCAAACTCAATTGCTACATTTTTAATTGTTTCACTATCTACTCCGCATACTTCTTCAGCCCACTCAGGTGTTCTATCTTTTAATTCTAAATTCCACCATTTTACTAAGCCAAAGGTATGGTTTTCTTCAAAAAGTTCTTCATCAACTGTTTTACCAGTTACAAAACGATTTTGACCATCTTTAAAATCACCTACAAATTCCTTTGACCATAAACCTTCCGTTAAAATTACGTGGGCCATGGCAGTTGCTAAAGCTCCGTCTTGGCCAGGTTTTACAGGCATCCAGACATGGGACTTAGCCGCTGTGTTAGAATATTTAGGGTCAATTGTTACAATTTTTACTCCCCTTTCTAAAAGTTGGCCAAAGACATTTAAGTAGTGGGATACTTGACGATTAGAACATAATGGGTCTACTCCCCAACAAATTATATATTTAGTATTTTCTACATCATAATCTCGATAATTCCAATATCCTTGAGTGTAGTAGGGCCCAAACTTTTCTGCTTCTGCACAAATTGAGCTATGGGATATATTATTGGGCGAACCTATAATTTTAGGTAAATTGCTGTATAGCAACCCATTTATATTAGTATAACGGCCTCTAAACACCGCAAATTTGTATGTTTCATCATTTTTCCTCAATTCCATTATCTTATCAGCGAGGATATCCATAGCTTCATCCCAAGAAATAGGTACAAAGCCAGGGTCTTCATTTAACCCCTTTTTCGGATTAGTCCTTTTCATTGGTTGTTTAATCCGATCGGGATCGTAAACCTGTTGAATTGCCAAATGGGCCCTTGGACAGTCATGGCCTCCATGGATTTTAGATACTTTATTAGCTCTAATCTTAATTGCTCTACCATCGACAATAAAGGCTTCTTTAGCACACCAAGATGTACAACCTAAACATCCTGTTGGCTTCCAAGTACCTTCTACTAAAGGACCAACTTTTTTATCCCGTCCTTCTTCGATGGTATCTAATCTCCTTTCCCTCATTTTTAACCCTATGGCCCCTAAAATAGCTGCTACTACCGAGCCACCAATAAAAGCTCTTCTACTGATTTCCATAAATTCAACCTCCCTTAATAAGAATAAAGGTTATTTATTTTTATTCTTCTTCCTTTTATAAATAACGGAAGAAGCTATTAAACTAAATTCGTAAAGAATCATCATCGGTACCGCCATCATAACCTGGGATATTATATCTGGAGGAGTTATAAAAGCTGATACTGTAAAAATTGCAAGTATTACAAACTTTCGATACTTCCTTAAAGTTTTTGGTGTAATTAAATTTAACTGAGATAATAAAATTATTAACAGCGGTAACTGAAATACCAATCCAAAGGATAAAAGCAAAGAATTTACGAATTTAAGGTAATTTACTACTGAAAACATCGGTGTTATATCATCAACTGACATCCTTACAAAAAAGTTAATGCTCATTGGAATAATTACATAGTATGCAAAACTAGCCCCTATCAAGAAAAATATTAACCCCATAATCATTGCGAAAATTAGGTGTTTTTTTTCTTCTTTTTTTAAAGCTGGTTTTATAAATAACCAGAACTGTAAAATAATTACTGGTGATGCTAAAATAAAGCCGGTTATAAAGGCTATTTTCAAATAAGCTAAAAACAATTCAGGAGGGCTTAAATAGATTAATTCTAACCCTTGGGCTGGCTTTAAAACAAAAGAACGTATTTCATCAATAAAGGTATAGCTTATTATAAAACCTACTACAAAAGCTAAAAAACTTATAATTATCCGTTTCCTTAACTCTGACAGATGTCCAATTATTGACATCTTCCCATATTGTTCCACTATTTTAGCCCTCCTTTCTTTACATTTTTATTAATTAAGCTTTTTTATCATCTTTTTTTTCTTCTACATCTAAGTCTTCAGATATTTTATTAGCGTGGACTTTAAATTCCCTTATTGATTTGCCAAAGGCTTTCCCTATTTCCGGTAGTTTGCTTGGCCCAAAGATTACTAAAGCTATTATTAAAATTAATATTAACTCTTTTGCACCTAAACTTGGCATGGATTTTAACCTCCTTTCTCAAGGGAGAATTTTTTATTTTACATCCCTTTGCCAAAAT
It includes:
- a CDS encoding metallophosphoesterase family protein, translated to MALKIFLTGDNHIGKKWNSNSYSENLKKELREARINNLMQLINFANDQQCDLFVIAGDLFDQVKVAKREIDAVGKILKEFSGTVLVMPGNHDYYDGQGKLWEDFQKVKGDNTLLLNKWQPYYLDDLDVVVYPAYCHQKHCQHHLLDWIKREEKGVLHIGIGHGALQNLSPDLDNRYFQMTERELEKTGLDLWLLGHTHIPYPGEKEVQNQKIFNAGTPEPDGLDCKHPGYAWLITVEEDKEVSGKLIETGIYKFYDLEKEIQHEFDLEKLVEELLQNNPERKIVRLKLAGRVTRELLDKILVDLKEVEEQLAALEIDNSLKLKITEEDIQKEFSENSFPYKILKTILEEDEDALQLAYELIRGCKYEN
- a CDS encoding 4Fe-4S binding protein, with product MLFRYIIKQLTKVNVPVLKKESCISFRNNKNKCNRCLEVCPNSCIEIDNNGIELDEDLCLGCGICTTVCPSQSLYSKGEKEEQLLSRVEELPKIVLGCEEKNDGNLKVPCLNGLHRELLTAIFILLKDKEIYFNVSGCENCQVQKDYKIFKENLEAAQKFLSNFNLKSNINLITNTKDVPQQVLELSRRDFMVMLKEQTKEKTLEVLKKKNNSKTPYHRKIFLEELKGLKVENIVLDKENSLLQGWNVTENCDGCGFCQAICPNKAWKLEKNKLSFNISQCTNCRLCVELCPQKSIISADLVLSEIDGYRIKKEFNIKVCRKCGKEFIEKGLEEFCLTCKKRANLLKANTNG
- a CDS encoding TorD/DmsD family molecular chaperone, which translates into the protein MEKLLEIEKARSLTYYLLSKTFSYPTNSLIEEGYVEHLEKLLPLLVENTEVKLVEMNNSLNNLEVTKELQLDYSALFIGPKTLLAPPYGSVYLESKREIMGESTMDVIRLMNEAGVKKVETFKEPQDHIRIELEFIHYLIEKAIEGLEKKDWEVAEKIYKATRGVFK
- a CDS encoding 4Fe-4S dicluster domain-containing protein, which produces MANYGMVIDQKKCAGCAACSVACKNENNVPDGIFWSHYITETKGKFPNITYEYISTLCNHCENAPCVTACPVDPKAMYKTKDGLTLHDPDKCIGCRACESACPYGVIYFNEKEPFQRYREGDGKKLTEKVGGNVIPYYNPDRALTYDGIRRARVVEKCSFCDHRIANDEQPYCVVACPAEARIFGDLDDPNSEISKILKEKEHFVLKPEAGTKPKVFYINKFDEKDK
- a CDS encoding molybdopterin-dependent oxidoreductase, which encodes MEISRRAFIGGSVVAAILGAIGLKMRERRLDTIEEGRDKKVGPLVEGTWKPTGCLGCTSWCAKEAFIVDGRAIKIRANKVSKIHGGHDCPRAHLAIQQVYDPDRIKQPMKRTNPKKGLNEDPGFVPISWDEAMDILADKIMELRKNDETYKFAVFRGRYTNINGLLYSNLPKIIGSPNNISHSSICAEAEKFGPYYTQGYWNYRDYDVENTKYIICWGVDPLCSNRQVSHYLNVFGQLLERGVKIVTIDPKYSNTAAKSHVWMPVKPGQDGALATAMAHVILTEGLWSKEFVGDFKDGQNRFVTGKTVDEELFEENHTFGLVKWWNLELKDRTPEWAEEVCGVDSETIKNVAIEFAKAGPYAMVFMGGGSNMQIRGGYNSMAVHALNGLVGSVDHEGGTLTGRSPRLQSLPKPDDFMDEMAQRNSKKQKIDQRGYKEFPALKDGKSGGGVVTNRVADAILAEDPYKLKVILAYFCNFNYSCPETKRWHEAMAKVDFLAHCVTHYSEMSHFADLLLPSTHHSFEQMSSAAQKANSYTHLWINERLIDPVYDVKNPETEIPWLLGEKLAQKGFTNLLDYLKTYKDPETGKEPTNPLELELYTLKIRTQPIWDPAKYEETGNHGDKFNSWQEFIQKGIWNSAPYQFKKLWSNMPTETGKFEFYSATLKKALESHAEKHKTTVDDILKTCKYEAKGELAFVPHYEEPYMVGSKNDYPFDFIDAKSRLAREGRSANCSWFQEFKDSDPGDIKWGDCIKMNPDDAERLGLKDGDKVKVISPVGEVVTTLKLWEALRPGTVQKTFGQGHWAMGHIAAEDFAKRIPRGSNNNDIMAAEYERLSGSTAFYGSFRVRIEKA
- the tatC gene encoding twin-arginine translocase subunit TatC — protein: MEQYGKMSIIGHLSELRKRIIISFLAFVVGFIISYTFIDEIRSFVLKPAQGLELIYLSPPELFLAYLKIAFITGFILASPVIILQFWLFIKPALKKEEKKHLIFAMIMGLIFFLIGASFAYYVIIPMSINFFVRMSVDDITPMFSVVNYLKFVNSLLLSFGLVFQLPLLIILLSQLNLITPKTLRKYRKFVILAIFTVSAFITPPDIISQVMMAVPMMILYEFSLIASSVIYKRKKNKNK
- the tatA gene encoding twin-arginine translocase TatA/TatE family subunit; amino-acid sequence: MPSLGAKELILILIIALVIFGPSKLPEIGKAFGKSIREFKVHANKISEDLDVEEKKDDKKA